Proteins encoded in a region of the Panicum hallii strain FIL2 chromosome 3, PHallii_v3.1, whole genome shotgun sequence genome:
- the LOC112887342 gene encoding uncharacterized protein LOC112887342 translates to MSWLARSIAATLSAPRGEPDSDADEPEPEPASAVSGAGPGEEVSSPRGRGTNQDPGAEEPEQQPGTPSRRVKDDISELTETLTRRLWGVASFLAPPPESSTTRAGAASHGEGEEDEEVGDGGADGEEAEALSPRIAGIRSDLAEIGGRVRSGFSMLQNNLAVAEISKIASSILPFGQGDADEGEPVPGVTEEVVVFVRHISTRPETWLDFPLFISERYADDFELSDAQYVHALSIEHLVPGLSDLKIQICSTDMTEACFWKIYFVLLHTKLNKQDAELLSTPQILEAREQLLQTLQAQNKRGSKFSGESSENMNASTAPAEEKVIQPSSIQDKAETSEISSFEEPTSDITPEIESEKFPISTTGVEIVDKSVIEEELAVKNESKTSPVPSKLRFETDEDEVDEWPDDDPFEEFGAANNRTSLGHEEDVSFSDLEDDEDDDANKRDGQ, encoded by the exons ATGTCGTGGCTCGCGCGCTCCATCGCGGCCACCCTCTCCGCACCGCGCGGGGAGCCCGACTCCGACGCCGACGAGCCGGAGCCTGAGCCCGCCTCCGCCGTGAGCGGGGCGGGCCCGGGGGAGGAGGTGTCCTCGCCGCGCGGCCGCGGCACTAACCAGGACCCCGGCGCCGAGGAGCCCGAGCAGCAGCCCGgcacgccgagccgccgcgtTAAGGACGACATCTCCGAGCTCACCGAGACCCTCACCCGCCGCCTCTGGGGCGTCGCATCgttcctcgcgccgccgccggagtcCTCGACcacgcgcgccggcgccgcgtcTCATGGGGAGGGCGAAGAGGATGAGGAGGTTGGGGACGGGGGTGCGGACGgggaggaggccgaggcgctGTCCCCGCGGATCGCGGGGATCCGGAGCGATCTGGCGGAAATCGGCGGGAGGGTGAGGAGCGGCTTCTCGATGCTGCAGAACAACTTGGCCGTGGCCGAGATCTCCAAGATCGCCTCGTCGATCCTGCCGTTCGGGCAGGGGGACGCCGACGAGGGGGAGCCGGTTCCGGGCGTCACCGAGGAAGTGGTGGTGTTCGTTAGGCATATCTCAACGCGGCCCGAGACATGGCTCGATTTCCCCCTCTTCATCAGCGAGCGCTATGCCGATG ATTTTGAACTGTCGGatgctcaatatgtgcatgcgCTGTCTATAGAGCACCTTGTCCCAGGTTTATCAGATTTAAAGATTCAGATTTGCTCTACTGATATGACTGAAGCGTGTTTTTGGAAGATCTACTTTGTTCTTTTGCACACAAAACTCAACAAGCAAGATGCTGAACTTCTTTCAACGCCACAG ATCCTAGAAGCAAGGGAGCAATTGTTGCAAACTTTACAGGCTCAAAATAAGCGGGGATCCAAGTTTTCTGGTGAATCATCAGAGAATATGAATGCATCCACTGCTCCTGCTGAAGAGAAGGTGATTCAACCTTCAAGCATCCAAGATAAAGCTGAGACATCAGAGATTTCATCATTTGAAGAACCCACTTCCGATATCACGCCAGAAATTGAGTCTGAAAAATTCCCGATTTCAACAACTGGCGTGGAAATAGTTGACAAGTCAGTGATTGAGGAAGAGTTGGCAGTGAAAAACGAGAGCAAGACTTCACCCGTCCCGTCCAAGCTTCGGTTTGAAACTGACGAAGATGAAGTTGATGAGTGGCCTGATGATGATCCTTTTGAAGAGTTCGGTGCAGCAAATAAC
- the LOC112887296 gene encoding uncharacterized protein LOC112887296, with protein MSKKKAEGSKLGRWLGAPVRALSRACDSYARRMSACAGRMPTHAAAYGGRGGFAPGSMQAATFSSRSRRAGAGGEEDVNELVRAMSQRQASGRGAGEGVAASVPVRSRSVAVGRIDEDAPCEFGSDDAVRVGGPPVRRARSVAVGSAGLAARAGGYGSAKKQLGVGGVVRG; from the coding sequence ATGAGCAAGAAGAAGGCGGAGGGCAGCAAGCTggggcggtggctgggcgcgCCGGTGCGGGCGCTGTCGCGGGCGTGCGACTCGTACGCGCGGAGGATGTCGGCGTGCGCGGGGCGGATGcccacgcacgccgccgcctACGGCGGGCGTGGCGGGTTTGCGCCGGGGAGCATGCAGGCCGCGACGTTCAGCTCGCGCTCGCGCCGCGccggggccggcggcgaggaggacgtCAACGAGCTCGTCCGCGCCATGTCCCAGCGCCAGGCGtccggccgcggcgccggcgagggcgtggcggccAGCGTGCCGGTCCGGAGCCGCAGCGTGGCGGTCGGGCGGATCGACGAGGACGCGCCGTGCGAGTTCGGCTCCGACGACGCCGTGCGCGTCGGCGGGCCCCCGGTGCGAAGGGCCCGCAGCGTCGCCGTGGGCAGCGCCGgcctcgccgcgcgcgccggcgggtACGGCTCCGCTAAGAAGCAGCTAGGAGTGGGCGGCGTCGTGCGCGGCTGA